The DNA sequence TTGTATGCTGGGAAATAAAAAAAGGGGATGGGGAATAGGCTATTGGGATGGGTTTTTTGTAGGAATTAAAAGGGGGCTGGGAAAGTTATGGAACAAAAAGAGAGGAGGGGCTGGGAAATAAAGAAAGGGGGACTAgactattttttttcaaataaaaactaaaattttggggggggggggccAATTGCCCTCCTTTGCTTATATGTACCTGCGCCCCTGATCATCAGTgtttagtgtctatgtcttaaagctatgaatgttccataaatctttcacctttcttaaatgaaaaatttttctatttgcaaaagaacaagaagtacatgaattttgaattctatcttgaaaatagtttaattattttgatgtggtggcaatactttttgttttctgaatgaatgcttgaatagtgcatattttttatagtgaagtttatgaatgttaaaattgttggcaatgaaaaaagagaaatgttattgataatttgaaaaaatataaaattgattcttgaagcaagaaaaagcagtgaaaaacacaaggcttgcgaaaaaaatggcgaaaaataaagaaaaagaaaaagcaagcagaaaaagccattaaccctttaaactaaaaggcaagggtaaataggatccaaggctttgagcatcagtggataggagggcccaaaggaataaaatcctgacctaagcggctaaatcaagttgtccctaaccatgtgcttgtgtcatgaaggtccaagtgaaaagcttgagattgagtggtaaaagtcatgatccaaagcaaaaagagtgtgcttaagaactctgggcacctctaactggggactctagcaaagctgagtcataatctgaaaaggttcaccaaGTTATGTGTccgtggcatttatgtatccagtggtaatactggaaaacaaaatgctaagggtcacggccaagactcataaagtagttgtgttcaagaatcaacatactaaactaggagaattaataacactatctgaattctgagttcctatggatgccaatcattctgaacttcaaaggataaagtgagatgccaaaactgttcagaagcaaaaagctactagtcccgctcatctaattggaactaagcttcattgatattttgaaatttattgtattttctcttctttttatcctatttagtttttagttgcttagggacaagtaacaatttaagtttggtgttgtgatgagcgaataatttatacgctttttggcattgtttttaggtagtttttagtatgttttagttactttttattatattttttagtttttatgcaaaaattacaGGTATTTTTcagtaatttcaggtatttttggCTAAagttgagggacctgagcaaaaatctgattcagaggctaagaaatgactgcagatgctgttagattctgacctccctgtactcaaacatgtttttctggagttacaaaagtctaattggcgcgctctcaattgagctggaaagctaacatcttgggctttccagaaaagtataatagtccatactttgcctgatatttgatggcccaaactggcgttaaaacgCCCACTAGAGATCCTTTTCTGgtgtaaaacgccagaactagcACCAAAAcaggagttaaacacccaaactggcatccaagctggcgtttaattcTAGAAAAAGCCTGTGCACGTGTAAAGCTTAATGATCAGCCTAAGTACACACCAAGTAgtccccgaaagtggatttctgcactatctgcacttagttacttattttctgtaattcttagtaactagtttagtataaatagcactttttactattgtatttgatccttttatgtgatttttcacatttggggaggctgcccattcggccatgcctagacctttttctcttatgtattttccaaagtggagtttctacacctcatagattaaggtgcggagctctgctgttcttcatggattaatgcaagtactattgtttctctttcaattcacgcttacATCTTCTCCAAaatatactctcgtacttaattcagttaagtcagaatgaaggggtgacccgtgacaatcacccactatcttcgttactcgcttagccaagatccgcgtgcctgacaatcacaagcggtctacatgatgttcaacgtagtcattggatgaCAACCGGAGTATAGTCTCTTGGGTTTCTGATCCACGGTTTTGacttgcctctcctgacaacagagcattcgaatccgtgagattagaaccttcgtggtataggctagaaccaattggtagcattcctgagatccggaaagtctaaaccttgtctgtggtattctgagtaggatctgggacgggatgactgtgatgagctttaaactcacgaatgttggacgcagtgacagtgtgcaaaaggatagagagatcctattctgacataagtgagaactgacagatgattagccgtgcgatagctgtgcctggtatttttcatccgagacgagaaatccgacagttgattagccgtacagaaaccgtagctggaccattttcactgagaggacggatggtagccattgacaacggtgatccaccaacatacagcttgccatggaagggagcacgcatgattggatgaagacaatagaaaagaagaggttcagaagcaacaaagcatctccaaacacttatctgaaatttccaccaatgaattacataagtacctttattttaatttacgttctatttatctttcaattatcaaaactcataaccaattgaatccgcctgactaagatttacaggataaccatagcttgcttcaagccggcaatctctgtgggatcgacccttactcgcgcaaggttttattacttggacgacccagtgcacttgctggttagttgttccagagttgtgaaaagtgtgaatcacaatttcgtgcaccatagtGTGTCTTGAATACACATTAATGAATGAAGCATAATATCTAACACTTGTATGAGCAGTGATTGGGGATGGCCCCCAAATATCAGAAACAATCAATGATAAAGGGCAATCATAAGTAGTATTAGATGGAGAGTAAGGTAACTTATGAGATTTTGCTAAGCAGCAATGTTCACATACACTAGAACCAGAAGCATTTGTATTATTCAAAGGTAACGAATAATTAGTTACAATAGACTTTACAATTGGTAAGGCTGGATGACCAAATCTTTTGTGGTAAACATCCAATGTCAAAGTTTGAGCAACAAAACTTTATGTATTAAATTGTCTAAAGTCTTATTTAGGAAGAGACACTTTTTCAAAATGATACATTCCATTAATTGATGTGCCTTAGAAAAGCACTTCTTTGGTAGCCTGAGATTTCACAAAACAAATATCAGGCCAAAACGAAAAATACACATTGTTATCTCTAGCAAATTTGGATACACTAACAAGATTATGTGCAATTGAGGGAACATGCAGTAAATCATACAAATAATATCCTTTTTCTGTTGGTTTATGATGCAAATATGAATTACCAATATGCTGAATTTTAATACCTAAACCATTACCAACATAAACTTGATCTTGTCCATGATACTCTTGTGCTTGTTGTAGGTTTGACGGATCAGGAGTACAGTGATGGGAAGCGCCAGAATCAGCATACCAAGATGGATCAGCAATTGTAGCAGGTGTAGCAAGCATTGCTTTGGGATTATGGAATGAGGGAGGTGGAGGGAGTGCATTGTGCATAGAAGAGTTgggtgaattttgttgtgcatgTTGAAATTGTTGGTCAAATCTAAAATAACAGTAACTAGCAATATGCCCCTAGCTTGCCACAAATTTGACATTGTGGCCGATTTGAGTTCCAAGAACCTCTACCTCCATGATTTGTTCTTCCTCCACGCCCTCTTCGACCATAAGTGCCTCTATTAGGTGTAGGCGGTGTGTTTCTTGCATAGCCAAAATCAAAATTAGTCTGAGTAGAAGGTTGGGATTGAGTGAAATTGACCTGTACCATTGAGAGTTCTGGTTTCTTGAACCTCTCCACAATGTCTTCTTGAGCCATCAAGAGAGCTTCAAGGTCTGGAATGGAATAGGGTGGATCTTTTGCAGTGACATATGTCAAGAATAATTGATAATCTTCATTTAATCCATCTAAAATGACATTGGTGTATTCTGCATCAGTTAGAGGAGCTCCAACAGTGGCGAGTGCACCCACCActttttttatttgaagaaGATAATCAGATGCTGGACCAGTCTTCTTGATCGATTTCAATTGCAGTTGAAGTTGCCTAACACGAGTTTTTGTTTGTGATGCAAAGTTGGTGTGAAGGCAGCTCCAAATGTCATGAGCAAAAATACAACCAAGAACTCGATATTTGAACGAGGGATCCAGTGATGAGTAAAGTCAGGAAGAGACATTGTAGTCATCAAGCCTCCATTCTTTATATGTCGTTATTTCATTTTGTGCCTTTTCATCAGCAGCTGATGCATATCTTGTTGGAATCTTCTGTTGGTCCAGGTAATCTTGAAGTTCTTGACCTGAAATTGTAAGAATAGCTGAATGGCACCAGGTGAGAAAATTATCATCGTTGAGTTTTTCTGGTAAAGGAACAGAAAGGGGCTTTAGAATTTACGCAGATGGTGATGCTTGAGTAGCAGCAGCAGCAGATGATGGATTATTGTTGATAATTTCTGGCTCCATGGATCTTGGACGCTATCTGATACCATGTGAGAAATAAAGTCTATACAAAGCAGAGAACAATCacagaaagaagaagaaaatgaatgTTAACTATTACTATGTGTCACCTACAGTAAAATTAAAGAGtcttatttatacataaatattaaGACTCTAGAAGCTACTAACTCTAGTTTCAAAAGTAACTAATGTGGTTAGTTATTCTTTCTTTATATATGTTATTATCTAATTATCATGACAGATATTCTAGTTCCATCCAAAA is a window from the Arachis stenosperma cultivar V10309 chromosome 3, arast.V10309.gnm1.PFL2, whole genome shotgun sequence genome containing:
- the LOC130966070 gene encoding uncharacterized protein LOC130966070 — translated: MEPEIINNNPSSAAAATQASPSACLHTNFASQTKTRVRQLQLQLKSIKKTGPASDYLLQIKKVVGALATVGAPLTDAEYTNVILDGLNEDYQLFLTYVTAKDPPYSIPDLEALLMAQEDIVERFKKPELSMVQVNFTQSQPSTQTNFDFGYARNTPPTPNRGTYGRRGRGGRTNHGGRGSWNSNRPQCQICGKLGAYC